The following proteins come from a genomic window of Paucimonas lemoignei:
- a CDS encoding transposase produces MIRIDSIWLATEPMDMRAGTETALARVVAVFGAAKPHCAYLFANRRANRMKVLVHDGLGIWLAARRLNQGRFFWPGVRHGSEVELDAEQLQALVLGLPWQRVGSGGAITVL; encoded by the coding sequence ATGATCCGCATCGACTCCATCTGGCTTGCCACCGAGCCCATGGACATGCGCGCAGGCACTGAAACTGCGCTGGCGCGGGTCGTGGCGGTGTTCGGTGCGGCGAAGCCGCACTGTGCTTATCTGTTTGCCAACCGTCGTGCCAATCGCATGAAAGTGCTGGTGCATGATGGCTTGGGGATTTGGCTTGCTGCCCGGCGCTTGAATCAAGGACGTTTTTTTTGGCCGGGCGTGCGGCACGGCTCTGAAGTCGAGTTGGATGCAGAGCAACTTCAAGCCTTGGTGCTCGGCTTGCCTTGGCAACGCGTCGGTTCCGGAGGAGCCATCACGGTGCTCTAA
- a CDS encoding putative transposase has product MTSHPNLDQLNPEELRALAAQLIQRVETMDKQITHHKSVNEKLAHEIALLKRFKFAKRSEQLSPDQASLLDDLIDTDIAAIEAEFEALQPAPVEAKVRQQPKRAPLPPQFPRTLIHHEPDNSHCQCGCALKRIGEDASEKLDYTPGVFTVERHIRGKWACEQCETLIQAPVPAHVIDKGVPTAGLLAHIMVAKFADHLPLYRQEKIFGRAGLPIARSTLAQWVGNCGVQLQPLVDALREAVLTHDVVHADETPVQMLTPGAKKTHRAYVWAYATSQFSNLAAVVYDFSPSRAGEHARAFLGSWNGKLVCDDFAGYKAGFELGVTEIGCMAHARRKFFDLHVTNKSQVAEKALNYIAALYEAEREVRELEPGDRQRIRQEKAAPIADALHTWMIAQRQLVPEGSAIAKALDYSLKRWIALTRYLDDGAVPIDNNWCENQIRPWALGRSNWLFAGSLRSGKRAAAIMSLIQSARLNGHDPYAYLKDVLTRLPTQRASEIAELLPHRWRPV; this is encoded by the coding sequence ATGACTTCGCATCCGAATCTCGATCAATTAAACCCTGAAGAACTGCGTGCCTTGGCGGCGCAGTTGATCCAGCGCGTCGAGACGATGGACAAGCAAATCACTCATCACAAATCGGTCAACGAGAAGCTGGCCCACGAGATCGCGCTGCTCAAACGCTTCAAGTTTGCCAAGCGCAGCGAGCAGTTGAGCCCGGATCAAGCCAGCCTGCTCGACGACTTGATCGATACGGATATCGCCGCTATCGAAGCCGAGTTTGAGGCGCTGCAACCGGCACCTGTCGAAGCCAAAGTGCGCCAGCAACCCAAGCGCGCACCGCTGCCACCGCAGTTTCCTCGCACACTGATCCATCACGAACCGGACAACAGCCACTGCCAGTGCGGCTGCGCACTCAAGCGCATCGGCGAAGACGCCAGCGAAAAGCTCGACTACACGCCCGGCGTGTTCACAGTCGAACGCCACATCCGTGGAAAGTGGGCCTGCGAACAGTGCGAAACACTGATCCAGGCGCCGGTACCGGCGCACGTCATCGACAAAGGCGTCCCGACCGCAGGCCTGCTGGCCCACATCATGGTGGCCAAGTTTGCCGACCATCTGCCGCTGTATCGCCAAGAGAAAATCTTCGGCCGCGCCGGGCTGCCCATCGCCCGTTCGACCTTGGCGCAGTGGGTGGGCAACTGCGGCGTGCAATTACAGCCGCTGGTTGATGCGCTGCGCGAAGCCGTGCTGACGCACGACGTCGTTCACGCCGACGAGACGCCGGTACAAATGCTGACGCCTGGTGCGAAAAAAACTCATCGCGCTTACGTCTGGGCCTATGCCACCAGTCAGTTCTCCAACCTGGCGGCGGTCGTTTACGACTTCAGCCCGAGCCGCGCTGGCGAACATGCCCGAGCCTTCTTGGGCAGTTGGAACGGCAAGCTGGTCTGCGATGACTTTGCCGGCTACAAGGCAGGCTTTGAACTGGGCGTTACGGAGATCGGCTGCATGGCCCATGCCCGCCGGAAGTTCTTCGACTTGCACGTGACCAACAAGAGCCAGGTCGCCGAAAAAGCGCTGAACTACATCGCGGCCTTGTACGAAGCTGAACGAGAAGTCCGAGAGCTGGAGCCGGGTGATCGGCAGCGAATACGGCAGGAAAAAGCAGCGCCAATCGCCGACGCACTTCATACCTGGATGATCGCCCAAAGACAGCTTGTGCCTGAGGGTTCGGCCATCGCCAAGGCGCTGGATTACAGTCTCAAACGCTGGATAGCGCTGACGCGCTATCTCGATGACGGTGCCGTGCCCATCGATAATAACTGGTGCGAGAATCAAATCCGGCCGTGGGCTCTTGGGCGTTCGAACTGGCTGTTCGCGGGATCGTTACGCAGCGGTAAACGTGCAGCGGCGATCATGAGTTTGATCCAATCGGCGCGACTCAACGGCCATGATCCGTATGCTTATTTGAAGGACGTCCTCACGCGCCTGCCGACGCAGCGGGCAAGTGAGATTGCGGAGCTACTACCGCATAGGTGGCGACCGGTTTAG
- the mcpB_8 gene encoding methyl-accepting chemotaxis sensory transducer yields MNLLAPALFVTNRVRFPMKFAILGFIVLIPLLLLGTRAMLSLNTSITGIKHEQVGQQYLLDVTPILRLTMIQRALTHGMLSGDTNAVANAARNAEKLNDAYATLAAQDAKFSTQLATTDRVQTLRTASVQLVERAKAGEAPLVIFSAWNDQLTDLMNFVYYITATSGMILDEDAGSLYLIDLSSIRLPRQINLVGQIRGLASGFSADRPLDDTTRIFAQTLLKQELLMRQELQQSLSLLRREEPKLSGVVQPSVTTAITDLENLRKDLVDYLDPSKRSNVNANTLGERGNAVVAQFYKAQDQMQESLRIRIDERLNTLSNERTFGTELFIAIAILLLYAFVGIYKALRIGVDELLAVTARIAQGDLSARVRINSHDEIGDVGEGLNRMVTAFSGSLSQVERSSHSVSDAAKRLEISIGQAKASMNSQQAETEQVATAINEMTASVADVAQNTEGAARAAESASSASNDGLKVMIETSAAIEALANEVELSASKVEALATHSKEIGGVIEVISTIADQTNLLALNAAIEAARAGEQGRGFAVVADEVRTLASRTQNSTEEIRRIIQQLQGATDAAVQQMKAGQTRARECIQAASQASGSLNQINEAVDGIVGMNTQIASAAVQQHSVSEDINRNVIGIRNSSLIVMEGVEDNAVTADELSLLANELRSVVGKFKLSSNA; encoded by the coding sequence ATGAATTTATTAGCGCCTGCCCTGTTCGTTACCAACCGTGTTCGATTCCCCATGAAATTCGCAATTTTGGGATTTATTGTCCTGATTCCTCTGCTCCTGCTAGGCACCCGGGCGATGCTTTCACTGAACACGAGCATCACGGGCATCAAGCATGAACAGGTGGGTCAACAATACTTGTTGGACGTCACCCCTATCCTGCGTCTAACCATGATTCAGAGGGCGCTGACACACGGCATGCTCAGCGGTGACACCAACGCAGTAGCCAATGCAGCACGCAATGCTGAAAAGCTTAACGATGCCTATGCGACTCTTGCTGCGCAGGACGCAAAATTTAGCACCCAACTGGCAACGACAGACCGAGTTCAGACGTTGCGTACCGCTAGTGTGCAGCTGGTTGAACGCGCCAAAGCAGGCGAAGCACCTTTGGTGATCTTTTCCGCGTGGAACGACCAGTTAACCGACCTAATGAATTTCGTTTACTACATTACGGCCACTTCCGGCATGATTTTGGACGAAGATGCAGGTTCGTTGTACCTCATCGATCTAAGCTCTATACGTCTGCCTCGGCAAATAAATCTGGTCGGACAGATTCGCGGTCTGGCCAGCGGTTTTAGCGCTGACCGTCCTCTGGACGACACCACTCGTATTTTTGCCCAGACTTTGTTGAAACAGGAGCTGCTAATGCGTCAAGAGTTGCAGCAGAGCCTTTCCCTGCTTCGCCGAGAAGAGCCGAAATTATCTGGTGTAGTTCAGCCGTCTGTAACAACAGCCATTACCGACCTGGAAAATCTGCGTAAAGACCTGGTGGACTACCTTGATCCGAGCAAGCGCTCAAACGTGAATGCCAACACCTTGGGCGAGCGTGGAAACGCCGTCGTTGCTCAGTTTTACAAAGCTCAGGATCAGATGCAGGAATCGCTGCGAATTCGAATTGATGAGCGTCTGAATACACTGAGTAATGAGCGTACTTTCGGCACTGAGCTATTTATCGCCATTGCGATACTGCTGCTCTATGCGTTCGTCGGCATCTACAAGGCTCTGCGGATTGGGGTTGATGAGCTCCTAGCTGTGACGGCACGTATTGCTCAAGGCGATCTGAGCGCGCGCGTCCGAATCAACAGCCACGATGAAATCGGTGATGTAGGCGAGGGACTTAACCGCATGGTAACGGCCTTCTCTGGCTCACTGAGCCAGGTGGAACGTAGCTCGCATTCAGTCTCAGATGCGGCAAAGCGACTAGAGATCTCCATAGGCCAAGCCAAAGCCTCAATGAACTCACAACAGGCTGAAACCGAGCAGGTTGCTACTGCCATCAACGAAATGACCGCGAGCGTTGCCGACGTGGCCCAGAATACCGAGGGCGCAGCACGTGCCGCTGAATCTGCAAGCAGTGCGTCTAACGACGGCTTGAAAGTTATGATTGAAACAAGTGCCGCTATTGAGGCGTTGGCCAACGAAGTGGAGCTCAGTGCAAGCAAAGTCGAAGCGTTAGCGACACACAGCAAAGAAATCGGTGGTGTCATCGAGGTCATCAGTACCATCGCGGATCAGACTAACCTGCTGGCCCTTAACGCGGCCATCGAGGCGGCGCGAGCTGGCGAGCAAGGCCGTGGTTTCGCGGTCGTGGCTGACGAAGTGCGGACTCTGGCCTCGCGCACACAAAACTCCACAGAAGAAATTCGACGGATCATCCAACAGTTGCAAGGCGCTACTGATGCCGCTGTTCAACAGATGAAAGCTGGGCAAACCCGAGCTAGGGAATGCATTCAGGCAGCGAGCCAAGCGTCTGGCAGCCTGAACCAGATCAATGAAGCAGTAGACGGAATTGTGGGCATGAACACTCAGATTGCAAGTGCGGCGGTGCAGCAACATTCGGTCTCAGAGGATATCAATCGCAACGTCATCGGCATTCGAAACAGCAGCTTAATCGTCATGGAAGGCGTAGAGGACAACGCCGTAACGGCTGACGAGCTTTCATTGCTCGCTAATGAACTTCGCAGCGTAGTCGGCAAGTTTAAGTTATCCAGCAACGCTTGA
- the gloA_2 gene encoding lactoylglutathione lyase, with protein MNSNHMVHAVDHIGFAVSSLEEAIRFWTIGLGFTLERQSEMGGSFILQVTGTADPSVRTAIVKGPDGSRVELLEYSQGDRHGITPPTASAIGSAHLALRVQDIYAVLERIEQAGWKARGKPQAIPAGPRKGTLVVYVTGPDHITLELMQANE; from the coding sequence ATGAATTCTAACCACATGGTGCATGCCGTCGATCATATTGGCTTCGCAGTCAGTTCATTGGAAGAAGCCATTCGCTTCTGGACAATTGGACTTGGGTTCACTCTTGAGCGTCAGTCGGAAATGGGCGGATCATTCATTTTGCAAGTAACCGGCACCGCCGATCCGAGCGTGCGAACGGCGATAGTCAAAGGCCCGGATGGCAGCCGAGTAGAGTTGCTGGAATATTCGCAGGGTGACCGCCACGGTATCACTCCACCTACGGCATCAGCGATTGGTTCAGCGCATTTGGCATTGAGAGTGCAAGACATATACGCCGTACTCGAACGCATTGAGCAAGCAGGTTGGAAAGCAAGAGGCAAGCCTCAAGCGATTCCCGCAGGCCCACGCAAGGGAACGCTAGTTGTATATGTGACCGGGCCAGATCATATCACTCTGGAACTGATGCAGGCTAATGAGTAG
- the ripA_3 gene encoding AraC family transcriptional regulator — protein sequence MNRALMPLLAIEQRDGAIRETAPHTHAKGQLIASLAGLLSVSTDGGSWVVPASHAIWIPPRVAHAMMSHGAFAGAMVYIAEQECGILHQMPCTFRVSSLLREAVSRAASWGQPPRNEMESRVAAVILDEIATSPAEPIGLTHPNDPRLRRITDAILAQLDDNRSLEDWAAWSGLAPRTLARRLVAETGFSFSEWRQRARTLRAIQLLVEGMSVTTTAIELGYENISAFIAMFRRIMGVTPGQYVRAQTLISKEAISRSS from the coding sequence ATGAACCGCGCGCTTATGCCACTGTTGGCGATAGAGCAACGCGACGGGGCGATCCGCGAAACGGCGCCCCACACTCATGCGAAAGGCCAACTAATCGCAAGCCTTGCCGGCCTGCTTTCCGTCAGCACTGACGGCGGCTCATGGGTAGTGCCGGCTAGCCATGCCATTTGGATACCTCCCCGTGTCGCACACGCGATGATGTCACATGGCGCTTTTGCAGGAGCGATGGTCTATATCGCGGAGCAAGAGTGCGGGATCCTGCATCAAATGCCATGCACATTTAGGGTCAGCAGTTTGCTGCGCGAAGCGGTAAGCCGCGCTGCGTCGTGGGGACAACCACCCCGCAACGAAATGGAGTCGCGGGTTGCAGCAGTCATCCTGGATGAAATTGCTACCTCACCCGCTGAACCCATCGGTCTGACGCACCCCAATGACCCGCGCTTGAGGCGTATCACCGATGCGATACTTGCTCAGCTTGATGACAATAGATCACTTGAGGATTGGGCTGCTTGGTCAGGTCTGGCACCTAGAACACTTGCCCGGCGTCTGGTCGCTGAAACCGGTTTTAGTTTTTCTGAATGGCGACAACGTGCACGCACGTTGCGCGCTATTCAACTATTGGTCGAGGGGATGTCAGTGACGACAACGGCGATTGAGCTTGGCTACGAAAATATTAGTGCTTTCATTGCCATGTTCCGTCGGATAATGGGTGTTACGCCAGGACAATATGTGCGAGCGCAGACACTGATTAGCAAAGAGGCAATTTCCAGATCAAGTTGA